Proteins found in one Crassostrea angulata isolate pt1a10 chromosome 3, ASM2561291v2, whole genome shotgun sequence genomic segment:
- the LOC128175247 gene encoding uncharacterized protein LOC128175247, whose amino-acid sequence MTTFGPSVWIIILTTLSFSTAERRFIFDTFVKIQTQFESWQSWSPCSGSCGETGTRFRTRGCHHVMVGFLKFSHECPIEGEETQTCVGDCSTLSTVIKTTLSQASTTSLQKHSTVKPVSYTRIWQTLVTLKGK is encoded by the exons ATGACCACGTTTGGACCGTCCGTTTGGATTATTATATTGACGACTCTTTCATTTAGCACCGCTG AGAGGCGGTTTATAT TTGACACCTTTGTAAAGATACAAACCCAGTTTGAATCCTGGCAATCTTGGAGCCCTTGCTCGGGATCCTGTGGGGAGACAGGAACTAGATTTAGAACTCGTGGTTGTCATCACGTGATGGTAGGATTTCTTAAGTTTTCCCACGAATGTCCGATAGAAGGCGAGGAGACGCAGACTTGTGTAGGCGATTGTTCAACTTTGTCTACCGTAATAAAAACAACACTGTCTCAAG CTTCAACGACTTCTTTGCAGAAACACTCAACAGTTAAACCTGTTTCATACACTCGAATATGGCAAACTCTGGTAACACTTAAAGGAAAATAA
- the LOC128175248 gene encoding thrombospondin-1-like, with amino-acid sequence MTMFRLMFLIGLLFTISFSTAEKRFLLDDLLKIKTNVDPWQSWGPCTASCGVTGTRTRKRTCHNVIVIIDISNECLINGTQTESCIGDCPLTLSPNIPTTTTQTTVAAATTKVLPVIDLWSTWHGSSHCSVSCGGGFRTRSRSCHHHHSCDGSSTRTESCNTQPCPVDGGWSSWQSTAQCSVTCGGGVIKRTRTCNYPPPANGGYQCQGKSLKSEHCNTNPCPVNGEWSSWQNPSQCTVTCGGGLRVRTRSCTNPTPANGGQQCVGLFFGSESCNTHPCPASLTTTTTTPPPTTKTTTKSATTTTKPTTIILQLPTTTITYLSPPTTTTTLPPPTTTTPPQPTKTTTVTPPTSSTFTMPPQTTTKSTPTTTRKKFFTIRAVFK; translated from the exons ttGATGATCTCCTAAAGATAAAAACCAACGTTGATCCATGGCAATCTTGGGGCCCTTGCACGGCATCTTGTGGGGTTACAGGAACTAGAACCAGAAAACGTACTTGTCATAACGTGATAGTAATAATTGACATATCAAACGAGTGTCTCATTAATGGCACACAAACAGAGTCTTGTATAGGAGACTGTCCTTTAACTTTATCGCCCAATataccaacaacaacaacacaaacAACAGTAGCAGCAGCAACAACAAAAGTGTTACCAG TAATCGATCTCTGGTCAACTTGGCATGGTTCATCCCACTGCAGTGTGTCATGTGGTGGAGGGTTTAGAACACGAAGTCGATCCTGCCATCACCACCACTCATGTGATGGATCGTCAACCAGGACTGAATCCTGCAACACGCAGCCGTGTCCAG ttgACGGTGGGTGGTCTAGTTGGCAAAGTACAGCCCAGTGTAGTGTCACGTGTGGTGGGGGAGTGATAAAACGGACTCGAACGTGCAACTATCCGCCTCCAGCCAATGGCGGCTATCAATGTCAGGGGAAATCACTCAAGAGTGAACATTGCAATACAAACCCATGTCCAG TAAACGGTGAATGGTCAAGTTGGCAAAATCCATCGCAGTGTACCGTGACTTGTGGCGGAGGATTGAGAGTACGAACTCGGTCGTGTACCAATCCGACCCCAGCCAATGGCGGACAGCAATGTGTTGGTTTATTTTTTGGAAGTGAATCTTGTAACACGCACCCATGTCCAG CCTCCTTGACTACGACCACTACGACGCCACCACCGACAACTAAGACTACCACTAAATCAGCAACAACAACCACCAAACCTACAACAATTATTTTGCAACTGCCAACAACTACCATTACTTATCTGTCTCCACCAACTACCACAACAACTTTGCCACCACCAACCACAACCACCCCACCACAACCAACAAAAACCACTACTGTGACACCACCTACGTCTTCTACCTTCACAATGCCGCcacaaacaacaacaaagtCGACACCAACGACAAccagaaaaaagttttttacaATACGCGCTGTCTTCAAATAA